In a single window of the Litorilituus sediminis genome:
- a CDS encoding LysR family transcriptional regulator — protein MLERIHLEILTAIKEHGTLTKAAESLHLSQSALSHSIKKLEGQISTPIWQKDGRNLRLTAAGERIQTLANRLLPQFLHTELLLKQIAKGEMGSLRIGMECHPCYQWLLRVIEPYLEQWPDIDIDVKQEFQFGALGALLSYEIDVLITPDPLFKPKIEYIPVFDYEHRLVVASSHPLAEQDFVTPEQLSEDVLLSYPVEPMRLDIFSQFLTPAKCSVKKHKNIETTEIMLQMVAAGRGVCALPGWLVDHYAKTMAIKSIRFGKQGINKQIFIGIRKDEQQVGYLKDFIMQAKKTR, from the coding sequence ATGCTAGAGAGAATACACTTAGAAATACTCACGGCAATAAAAGAGCATGGCACCCTAACCAAAGCCGCCGAGTCATTACACTTATCTCAATCAGCATTAAGCCACAGTATAAAAAAACTTGAAGGGCAAATTTCAACACCGATTTGGCAAAAAGATGGCAGAAACCTTCGCCTGACCGCCGCAGGTGAGCGCATTCAAACATTAGCTAACAGACTTTTACCTCAATTTTTACATACTGAGTTATTGCTAAAGCAAATTGCCAAAGGTGAAATGGGCTCGCTACGCATTGGTATGGAGTGCCACCCCTGTTACCAATGGTTATTGAGAGTGATAGAACCATACCTAGAACAGTGGCCTGATATTGATATCGATGTAAAGCAGGAGTTCCAGTTTGGCGCACTCGGGGCATTGCTTAGTTATGAAATCGATGTCCTTATTACACCAGACCCACTATTTAAGCCAAAAATAGAATACATCCCCGTTTTTGACTATGAGCATAGACTGGTCGTTGCTAGCTCTCACCCATTGGCAGAGCAAGATTTCGTTACACCAGAGCAATTAAGTGAAGACGTACTACTGAGTTACCCTGTTGAGCCCATGAGATTAGATATTTTTAGTCAGTTTCTCACCCCAGCGAAATGCTCTGTCAAGAAACATAAAAATATTGAAACAACTGAAATTATGCTGCAAATGGTAGCAGCTGGTCGTGGTGTTTGCGCTTTGCCCGGTTGGCTTGTTGATCACTACGCGAAAACAATGGCCATTAAAAGCATTCGTTTTGGTAAACAAGGAATTAACAAACAAATCTTTATTGGTATTCGCAAAGACGAACAGCAAGTCGGTTATTTAAAAGACTTTA
- a CDS encoding sulfite exporter TauE/SafE family protein, with protein sequence MNMIELITNNFTTILALVSTGIFAGILAGLLGVGGGIVIVPVLFFLFQSFGVSAESAMLVATATSLATIVPTSISSIRSHQQKGNVDFDLLKRWAGFILLGVLLGSWLVTRIDGRFLTLLFGVIATLSALNMLFRTGKAAVFLRLPNKFGQSVMGSSIGFFSAMVGIGGGTLSVPLLTLYNYPTHKAVGSAAAIGLIISLPGAVTMLLMGSTPTDAPVGTFGLVNVIGFICIVPLTVLFAPVGAALAAKLDANKLKKVFSVVLLITGARMLAQLFI encoded by the coding sequence ATGAATATGATTGAATTGATAACAAATAATTTTACTACGATTTTAGCTTTGGTTAGCACAGGCATATTTGCTGGGATTCTAGCTGGTTTATTAGGTGTTGGCGGCGGCATTGTTATTGTGCCTGTGCTGTTTTTTTTATTTCAAAGCTTTGGGGTTTCAGCCGAATCTGCCATGTTGGTGGCAACAGCAACGTCGCTGGCAACCATAGTACCTACCTCTATTAGCTCAATACGCTCTCACCAACAAAAGGGCAATGTTGATTTTGACTTATTAAAGCGCTGGGCTGGCTTTATTTTGCTTGGTGTTTTGCTTGGAAGTTGGTTAGTTACTCGTATTGATGGTAGGTTTTTGACTTTACTTTTTGGGGTGATAGCAACCTTATCGGCATTAAATATGTTATTTAGAACGGGAAAGGCGGCTGTTTTTTTGCGATTACCTAATAAGTTCGGACAATCAGTTATGGGGTCATCGATAGGCTTTTTTAGTGCTATGGTTGGCATTGGTGGTGGTACTCTTTCTGTCCCCTTATTAACTTTATATAACTACCCAACCCACAAGGCTGTTGGCAGCGCAGCCGCCATTGGCCTGATTATCTCTTTACCTGGGGCGGTAACCATGTTGCTGATGGGCAGTACACCAACTGATGCCCCTGTTGGTACTTTCGGTTTAGTGAATGTCATTGGTTTTATTTGTATTGTGCCACTAACGGTATTATTTGCCCCTGTTGGTGCAGCGCTTGCGGCAAAATTAGATGCTAATAAACTGAAGAAAGTGTTTTCTGTGGTGTTGTTAATTACCGGGGCACGCATGCTAGCGCAGCTTTTTATTTAA
- a CDS encoding methionine synthase: MNNILLPTSTAGSLPKPSWLAQSETLWSPWKLQGEQLIDGKHDALRIAIQEQQFAGIDIVSDGEQSRQHFVTTFIEHLDGVDFENRKTVKIRDRYDASVPTVVGPVSRQKPVFVNDAKFLRKQTNKIIKWALPGPMTMVDTLYDAHYQSREKLAWQFAKILNQEAKELEAAGVDIIQFDEPAFNVFFDEVNSWGIACLERAIEGLKCQTAVHICYGYGIKANTDWKKSLGSQWRQYEQVFPKLKQSNIDIISLECHNSRVPIELLELIRGKKVMVGAIDVASNNIETPEEVAETLRKALKYVDADKLYPSTNCGMAPLSRQVARGKLQALSAGTEIVRKELLAQ, from the coding sequence ATGAATAATATACTTTTGCCTACCTCAACCGCAGGTAGCTTACCTAAGCCTTCATGGCTTGCTCAATCAGAAACACTTTGGTCACCGTGGAAGTTACAAGGGGAGCAACTCATTGATGGCAAGCACGATGCCTTACGCATCGCTATACAAGAGCAGCAATTCGCTGGCATTGACATTGTCAGCGATGGCGAACAAAGCCGCCAACACTTTGTCACAACATTTATTGAGCACCTTGACGGTGTAGACTTTGAAAACCGTAAAACCGTAAAAATTCGCGATCGCTACGACGCCAGTGTGCCAACCGTTGTTGGCCCTGTTAGCCGTCAAAAGCCAGTATTTGTAAACGATGCTAAGTTTCTACGCAAGCAAACCAATAAAATAATTAAGTGGGCACTCCCTGGCCCGATGACCATGGTTGATACCCTTTATGATGCCCATTACCAAAGCCGTGAAAAATTAGCTTGGCAGTTTGCCAAAATACTCAATCAAGAGGCCAAAGAGTTGGAAGCTGCCGGTGTGGATATTATTCAATTTGATGAGCCAGCATTTAATGTCTTTTTTGATGAAGTAAATAGCTGGGGCATCGCCTGTTTAGAAAGAGCTATCGAAGGGCTTAAATGTCAAACCGCTGTGCATATTTGCTATGGCTATGGCATCAAAGCCAATACTGACTGGAAGAAGTCCTTAGGCTCGCAATGGCGTCAATATGAGCAAGTATTTCCTAAGCTGAAACAATCAAATATCGATATCATTTCTCTTGAATGTCACAACTCCCGCGTACCTATTGAATTACTTGAGCTAATTCGTGGTAAAAAAGTCATGGTTGGCGCTATTGATGTTGCCAGCAATAACATAGAAACACCTGAAGAAGTTGCCGAGACACTTAGAAAAGCACTTAAGTATGTTGATGCTGATAAGCTCTACCCATCAACGAACTGTGGAATGGCACCATTATCTCGACAGGTAGCGCGAGGCAAGCTACAGGCCTTAAGTGCGGGCACTGAGATTGTTAGAAAAGAGCTATTAGCTCAGTAG
- a CDS encoding DUF1852 domain-containing protein gives MSNDFSFTIKNISFDENYQPANNTRATTNFANLARGESRQQNLRNALKMINNSFNALAHWDNPHGERYAVELEIISVDINVQEDDQAFPSIEVLKTHIIDHQTGERIEGIVGNNFSSYVRDYDFSVRLLAHNKDQKQFTIPEDFGDLHGKLFQCFINSATYKEHFNKPPVICLSVSDNKIYQRSDNQHPVLGFEYLANESSLTEQYFQKMGLQVRYFMPPNSVAPLAFYFFGDLLNDYSNLELISTISTMETFQKIYRPEIYNANAVAGNRYQPNLNNQDHSLTQIVYDREERSKLAVKQGKFAEEHFIKPYQNILEQWSANYAL, from the coding sequence ATGTCTAACGATTTTAGCTTTACCATTAAAAACATCAGCTTTGATGAAAATTATCAGCCAGCAAATAATACTCGTGCAACAACCAATTTCGCCAATTTAGCTAGAGGCGAAAGCCGTCAACAGAACTTGCGCAACGCATTAAAAATGATCAATAACAGCTTTAATGCACTAGCACATTGGGATAACCCTCATGGCGAGCGCTATGCTGTTGAACTTGAAATCATCTCTGTTGATATTAATGTTCAAGAGGATGACCAAGCATTCCCATCAATTGAAGTGCTAAAAACCCACATTATTGATCATCAAACAGGCGAACGTATTGAAGGCATAGTAGGAAATAATTTCTCCTCTTACGTGCGTGATTATGACTTTAGCGTACGATTACTAGCGCACAATAAAGATCAAAAACAATTTACTATTCCTGAAGATTTTGGCGACCTGCACGGCAAGCTGTTTCAATGCTTTATTAACTCAGCCACATACAAAGAGCACTTTAACAAGCCGCCAGTTATCTGCTTAAGCGTTTCAGATAACAAAATCTATCAACGAAGTGATAACCAGCACCCAGTATTAGGTTTTGAGTACCTTGCCAATGAATCATCTTTAACTGAGCAATATTTCCAAAAAATGGGCTTACAGGTTCGCTACTTTATGCCGCCAAATAGTGTTGCGCCACTGGCATTTTATTTCTTTGGCGACCTACTTAATGATTACTCTAATTTAGAGCTGATCAGCACTATTAGCACCATGGAGACTTTTCAGAAAATCTATAGACCAGAGATTTACAACGCCAATGCCGTAGCGGGCAATCGCTACCAGCCGAACTTAAACAATCAAGATCATTCATTGACTCAGATTGTTTACGATAGAGAAGAGCGCAGTAAACTTGCGGTTAAACAAGGTAAGTTTGCTGAAGAGCACTTTATCAAACCCTACCAAAATATACTTGAGCAATGGTCTGCTAACTACGCGCTTTAA
- a CDS encoding MltA domain-containing protein — protein sequence MAKNTQQFINAHRDDNFAVHGGSVYDEEITLERVTETLDFLCKVYREDISNNGVSRLHDVEFISRHFDFYRWSPDINTAQSIAKKSTNKVKSRMLNAIPRDKIFLTKYYTKLLSASSVKTAEFNQALYQIPFDEMHLALSDADKLKTELTRFKFTRQQVIAGALSAENNQGKALAKPLVWISEEALHDVLLQGTGVLDVDGDIRYFNVHRNNGIPYDYAIGKREQARYWYFAEVKGILGYGDEIDEKIAIKPQVTFAGNVKQLGLGKLFMVSYDIDGNAYSRLGVLADQGGAFDNNLFQLDMLVDSYRGWRDYHQANKHLPDYSKAWLLLKKH from the coding sequence GTGGCAAAAAATACGCAGCAGTTTATTAACGCACATCGAGATGATAACTTTGCCGTACATGGCGGCAGTGTTTATGATGAGGAAATTACCTTAGAAAGGGTGACAGAAACGCTCGATTTTCTCTGTAAGGTCTATCGAGAAGATATCAGCAATAATGGCGTGAGTCGTTTACACGATGTTGAATTTATCTCCCGTCATTTTGACTTTTATCGCTGGTCACCAGATATTAACACTGCTCAAAGCATAGCGAAAAAAAGCACCAATAAAGTTAAATCACGTATGCTTAATGCTATTCCGCGTGACAAGATCTTCTTAACCAAGTATTACACTAAATTATTAAGTGCCAGTTCGGTAAAAACAGCTGAGTTTAACCAAGCTTTATATCAAATCCCATTTGATGAAATGCATTTAGCGTTATCAGATGCTGATAAATTAAAAACTGAGCTTACGCGCTTTAAATTTACTCGGCAGCAAGTGATTGCCGGGGCGTTATCGGCTGAAAATAATCAGGGTAAAGCACTTGCTAAGCCGCTTGTTTGGATTAGTGAAGAAGCCTTGCATGATGTTTTGTTGCAAGGTACCGGTGTATTAGACGTTGATGGTGATATTCGTTATTTTAACGTGCATCGCAATAATGGCATTCCCTATGATTATGCTATAGGTAAGCGAGAGCAGGCTCGTTATTGGTATTTTGCTGAGGTTAAAGGTATTTTAGGTTATGGCGATGAGATTGATGAAAAAATAGCAATAAAGCCTCAAGTTACCTTCGCTGGCAACGTTAAGCAACTTGGCTTAGGTAAGCTGTTTATGGTGAGCTATGACATTGATGGTAATGCTTATAGTCGATTAGGCGTGTTAGCAGACCAAGGTGGTGCGTTTGATAATAACCTGTTTCAATTGGATATGTTAGTAGATAGCTATCGCGGCTGGCGCGATTATCATCAAGCAAATAAGCACCTGCCAGATTACAGCAAGGCTTGGCTATTACTGAAAAAGCACTAA
- a CDS encoding substrate-binding periplasmic protein, which yields MSWRIFIFYCLCLLSITASAADKIRVYVEHIPPFVFTDENKISGMAIDIINQAAKASGIKVEYQEIVWSRAFHEAKHKANVMLTGLVRTKSREHDFHWLLALPMAVKRQNIYLWGLTKNAREKAPKDISNAMVAVVLGDHKVQYYKNYMDKLGLRPNIYTVGSREQVIHMLFRNRVDYILSGELARSELIDSLGYDVSLIERGPQMLNTSKGLYIALSKPTNSALVKRLEKALNALVSSGVISEIATKWQSQ from the coding sequence ATGAGTTGGCGGATATTTATTTTCTATTGCCTGTGTTTGCTTTCTATTACAGCGAGCGCTGCTGATAAAATACGTGTTTATGTTGAGCACATTCCCCCTTTTGTTTTTACTGATGAAAACAAGATTTCTGGCATGGCGATTGACATTATCAACCAAGCAGCAAAGGCAAGTGGTATTAAGGTTGAATACCAAGAAATTGTCTGGTCGCGCGCATTTCATGAAGCAAAACACAAGGCAAATGTTATGCTAACTGGCCTTGTTAGAACCAAATCTCGAGAACATGACTTTCATTGGCTATTAGCTTTGCCTATGGCTGTTAAACGGCAAAACATATATCTTTGGGGATTGACTAAAAACGCTAGAGAAAAAGCACCTAAAGATATTAGCAATGCAATGGTTGCTGTGGTGTTAGGCGATCATAAGGTGCAATACTATAAGAACTATATGGATAAGTTAGGTTTAAGGCCCAATATCTATACCGTTGGCAGTCGTGAGCAGGTTATTCATATGCTATTTCGTAATAGGGTGGATTATATCCTTAGCGGTGAATTGGCAAGATCTGAGCTGATTGATTCACTCGGTTATGATGTCAGCCTTATTGAACGTGGCCCACAAATGCTAAATACCAGCAAAGGCTTGTACATTGCCTTAAGCAAGCCTACTAATAGCGCATTGGTAAAAAGGCTAGAAAAGGCATTAAACGCGTTAGTATCGTCAGGTGTTATCAGTGAAATTGCCACTAAATGGCAGAGCCAATAA
- a CDS encoding TetR/AcrR family transcriptional regulator, with product MRNAEFDKEAVLRAAMHAFLNKGYAKTSMQDLKKATGLHPGSIYCAFENKRGLLLAALEQYRLDRASEFEQFFSARTSTIAGIKSYLDNVVSECISCDNTQACLMTKALNEIAEQDTEIQAIISSNLILLQKTLAEKFALALKEKAISEEKNSEHLARYFLMGVYGLRTFAQTHPEPAVLKQLAEQLYQDIIK from the coding sequence ATGCGAAATGCAGAATTTGATAAAGAAGCTGTTTTAAGAGCAGCAATGCACGCTTTTTTGAATAAAGGCTACGCTAAAACCAGCATGCAAGATCTCAAAAAAGCCACAGGGCTTCACCCGGGCTCTATTTATTGTGCCTTTGAAAACAAACGTGGTTTATTGCTCGCCGCGCTTGAACAATATCGTTTAGATAGAGCAAGTGAATTTGAACAATTTTTTTCAGCACGTACTAGCACTATTGCCGGCATTAAGTCTTATCTTGATAACGTAGTATCTGAATGTATTAGTTGTGATAATACCCAAGCCTGTTTAATGACCAAAGCACTGAATGAAATTGCCGAACAAGATACAGAAATTCAAGCCATTATCAGTAGTAATTTAATCTTATTACAAAAGACCTTAGCTGAAAAATTTGCCTTAGCGCTCAAAGAAAAAGCCATTAGTGAAGAAAAAAACAGCGAGCACTTAGCGCGATATTTTTTGATGGGAGTCTACGGCTTGCGAACCTTTGCCCAAACGCATCCAGAGCCTGCAGTACTTAAGCAACTAGCCGAACAGCTTTACCAAGATATTATTAAATAG
- a CDS encoding alkene reductase, translated as MTENLFESYALNETIKLNNRILMAPLTRCMADDELVPTPAMAEYYARRADAGLIISEAVIIRPDGQGYPNTPGLFSKAQIAGWQKVTAAVHKNGGKIFAQLWHTGRIAHPYFYAKDDQDAVVLAPSAIRLEGTVARMRDLTYKTPKAVTKEDIASLVLDYAKAAENAMQAGFDGVEIHGANGYLIDQFLHHDSNRRQDEYGGSSENMARFPLAVVDAIIDKIGADRTALRVSPGAYVNMAGDARDKAVFDYLLPELEKRNLAFLHIGIFDDSMEFDYLGGSASSYVRANYNKTLVGVGGYSAETASNAIADSKFDLIAIGRPFIANPDYVSKVKSKEPLVAYTDEMLTSLV; from the coding sequence ATGACGGAAAATTTATTCGAGTCATATGCGTTAAACGAGACAATTAAACTAAATAATCGCATTTTAATGGCGCCATTAACTCGCTGTATGGCGGATGATGAGCTTGTGCCGACACCAGCTATGGCTGAGTATTATGCTCGTCGTGCTGATGCGGGCTTAATTATTTCCGAAGCGGTGATAATTCGCCCAGATGGCCAAGGTTATCCAAACACACCGGGTTTATTCAGCAAAGCGCAAATTGCCGGTTGGCAAAAAGTTACCGCAGCGGTTCACAAAAATGGTGGTAAGATTTTTGCCCAACTTTGGCATACTGGTCGTATCGCTCATCCTTATTTTTATGCTAAGGATGATCAGGATGCCGTGGTATTGGCTCCTTCTGCTATTCGATTAGAAGGTACTGTGGCGAGAATGCGTGACTTAACTTATAAGACGCCCAAGGCAGTGACTAAAGAAGATATCGCCTCACTTGTGCTTGATTATGCCAAAGCTGCAGAAAATGCAATGCAGGCTGGTTTTGATGGCGTAGAGATCCACGGCGCTAATGGCTACTTGATTGATCAGTTTTTACACCATGACAGTAACCGCCGACAAGATGAATACGGTGGCAGCAGTGAAAATATGGCGCGCTTCCCACTCGCCGTGGTAGATGCCATTATTGATAAAATAGGTGCAGATAGAACTGCGTTAAGAGTATCACCAGGGGCTTACGTTAATATGGCAGGTGATGCTCGAGATAAAGCGGTGTTTGATTATTTATTGCCTGAATTAGAAAAGCGCAACTTAGCGTTTTTACATATCGGAATTTTCGATGACAGCATGGAGTTCGACTACTTAGGCGGCAGTGCATCGAGTTATGTGAGAGCAAACTACAACAAAACTTTGGTGGGAGTAGGGGGTTATAGCGCCGAAACCGCCAGTAATGCTATTGCTGATAGTAAATTTGACTTAATTGCTATTGGTAGACCATTTATTGCCAACCCTGACTATGTTAGTAAAGTGAAAAGCAAAGAGCCCCTTGTTGCCTACACTGATGAGATGTTAACAAGTTTAGTGTAA
- the modF gene encoding molybdate ABC transporter ATP-binding protein ModF: MLSIENLHFQLSNQSQLVIDQLSLKQGESLLVVGDNASGKSVLAQILAGEISDFQGQVTLTERFTTLSFELEAHTLAVDRLNDRSDFMEEGVDHGRSALQVIVDEQPYLQTELDDIVALLAIETLLEKPFKILSTGETRKVLMARALMLKPQVMLLDEPYAGLDISSQAHLSKVLNTLVEQGMSIILFDFYHQSLPSTIDNLVYMQEGRIVLSGKREQVIASEKWQQLNEHHYSLPHHLPDCLQYDNLNKDTPLVAMKNVSVSFEQKPVFNHLNWQFEQGQHWRIIGPNGCGKSTLLAMISGDSPKAYGKDIHLFGVKRGSGESIWDIKRHYGVVSAQLHRDYRVPTTLIQVVLSGFYDSIGLYDSPTRYQVNIAREWLVLLGLEQQENTYFNQLSYGEQRLVLIARAVVKLPMILILDEPCQGLDNHNRDKVLALMDYIAANSKTHLIFVSHDIRDQLNCITHELEFVEQTVDGLESEAQAQCLGYTAKVTNK; the protein is encoded by the coding sequence ATGTTATCTATTGAGAATTTACACTTTCAGTTATCTAATCAGTCGCAATTAGTTATTGACCAGCTATCACTTAAACAAGGTGAGTCACTCCTTGTCGTCGGCGATAACGCCAGTGGCAAATCGGTATTAGCACAAATACTTGCTGGCGAGATTAGTGATTTTCAAGGCCAAGTGACACTAACAGAGCGTTTTACCACACTCAGCTTTGAACTTGAAGCGCACACCTTAGCTGTGGATCGTTTAAATGATCGTAGTGATTTTATGGAAGAAGGTGTTGATCATGGTCGTAGCGCGTTGCAAGTCATTGTCGATGAGCAGCCTTATCTACAAACTGAACTTGATGATATTGTTGCCTTGCTGGCAATCGAAACGTTATTAGAAAAGCCTTTCAAAATACTCTCTACCGGTGAAACGCGTAAAGTGCTGATGGCAAGAGCACTTATGCTAAAACCACAGGTTATGCTGCTAGACGAGCCTTATGCTGGTCTTGATATTAGTTCGCAAGCACATTTAAGTAAGGTCTTAAATACCTTGGTTGAGCAAGGTATGAGTATTATCTTGTTTGATTTTTACCATCAAAGCCTGCCAAGTACCATTGATAACTTGGTTTATATGCAAGAGGGTCGTATTGTACTTTCAGGTAAGCGTGAACAAGTAATTGCTAGCGAAAAATGGCAACAGCTTAATGAACATCACTACAGCCTGCCACATCATTTGCCTGACTGTTTGCAGTATGACAATTTAAATAAAGACACGCCGTTAGTTGCGATGAAGAATGTCTCGGTAAGCTTTGAACAAAAGCCTGTTTTTAATCACTTAAACTGGCAATTTGAGCAAGGGCAGCACTGGCGGATTATTGGCCCAAATGGTTGTGGTAAGTCGACGTTATTAGCAATGATTTCTGGTGATAGTCCAAAAGCCTACGGAAAAGATATTCATCTTTTTGGCGTTAAGCGCGGCAGTGGCGAGTCTATTTGGGATATTAAACGTCATTATGGCGTTGTAAGTGCGCAGTTACACCGTGATTATCGTGTGCCAACAACCTTGATTCAGGTAGTGTTATCAGGCTTTTATGACAGTATTGGCTTGTATGATAGCCCGACCCGTTATCAAGTTAATATCGCGCGTGAATGGTTAGTTTTATTAGGTTTAGAGCAGCAAGAGAATACTTATTTTAATCAGTTATCTTATGGTGAGCAGCGTTTAGTATTGATTGCGAGAGCCGTGGTTAAATTGCCGATGATTTTAATTTTAGATGAGCCTTGCCAAGGCTTAGATAATCATAATCGAGATAAGGTATTGGCATTGATGGACTATATTGCTGCCAATAGTAAAACGCATTTAATATTTGTTAGTCATGATATCAGAGATCAACTTAACTGTATCACCCATGAGCTTGAGTTTGTTGAACAAACAGTTGACGGGCTTGAAAGTGAAGCACAGGCACAGTGCTTAGGCTATACAGCTAAGGTAACTAATAAGTAA
- a CDS encoding disulfide bond formation protein B, whose protein sequence is MSNEKSANAMSRQWLMLFAVWAIATIATLSSLFFSEIVKLPVCSLCWYQRIAIYPLVLIMPLALFPLDKKVIAYAGILTLFGWLVALFHVLLVAGIIPKAAQPCVQDIPCSETHLNLFGFLNMPMMSLLTFTLMAVLLFLAKNRDSEESM, encoded by the coding sequence ATGTCTAATGAAAAATCTGCTAATGCAATGTCTAGACAATGGCTAATGCTATTTGCTGTCTGGGCTATTGCTACTATTGCCACACTGTCGAGCTTATTTTTTAGCGAAATTGTCAAACTACCTGTGTGCTCTTTGTGTTGGTATCAACGTATTGCTATTTATCCTTTAGTATTAATTATGCCACTAGCCTTATTTCCATTGGATAAGAAGGTGATAGCTTATGCCGGCATATTAACCTTATTTGGTTGGCTGGTGGCGTTATTTCATGTGCTTTTAGTGGCGGGTATCATTCCCAAAGCCGCTCAGCCTTGTGTGCAAGATATTCCTTGCTCGGAAACGCATCTGAATTTATTTGGCTTTTTAAATATGCCAATGATGTCTTTATTAACTTTTACCCTAATGGCTGTGTTACTTTTTTTAGCAAAAAATCGAGATAGCGAGGAATCGATGTAA
- a CDS encoding DsbA family protein, with amino-acid sequence MMNKKTLFIGFTVMLVGIFAIATVFYQNLQSLNQSAVSNEQLTQLLRQGAPSKGDDNAKVTIVEFLDPACETCKVFFPFVNKLMAKYPGKIKLMVRYAPLHKNSDKVVRLLEAAHLQGQFWPALEVLFAKQQEWTLHHVSQPQIAKQLLSALNLDQEMFAKDVLGQKVSQALNDDLAAVKSLQVRATPEFFVNGRKMQTFGYQQLQQLIEQEIAKHY; translated from the coding sequence ATGATGAATAAAAAAACCTTATTTATTGGCTTTACCGTGATGCTTGTTGGCATATTCGCTATTGCGACGGTTTTTTATCAAAACCTGCAGAGCTTAAATCAAAGTGCAGTATCAAATGAACAGCTCACGCAATTGCTTCGTCAAGGTGCGCCAAGTAAAGGTGATGATAATGCTAAGGTAACTATTGTTGAATTTTTAGATCCTGCCTGTGAAACCTGTAAAGTGTTTTTCCCTTTTGTTAATAAGTTGATGGCGAAATATCCGGGTAAAATTAAGTTAATGGTGCGTTATGCGCCACTACATAAAAACTCCGATAAGGTGGTTAGGTTACTTGAAGCGGCGCATTTACAAGGGCAGTTTTGGCCGGCGTTAGAAGTATTGTTTGCCAAACAGCAAGAATGGACATTGCATCATGTATCGCAACCACAAATTGCTAAACAGCTTTTATCTGCTTTAAATTTAGATCAAGAGATGTTTGCCAAAGATGTTTTGGGTCAAAAAGTCTCGCAAGCCCTTAATGATGATTTAGCTGCGGTTAAATCTTTGCAAGTCAGAGCGACACCAGAGTTTTTTGTTAATGGCAGAAAAATGCAGACTTTTGGTTATCAGCAATTACAGCAGTTAATAGAGCAGGAAATTGCCAAGCATTACTAG
- a CDS encoding nucleoside deaminase, whose protein sequence is MDKFMQAAIEEAKLGLAEGGIPIGSVLVHKGKIIGRGHNKRVQTGSPTLHGEMDALENAGRQSASVYRESVIYTTLSPCSMCTGAILLYGIPKVVIGENESFMGEEQLLKSRGVEIDMVDSDECKQLMRDFMAEKPELWNEDIGE, encoded by the coding sequence ATGGATAAGTTTATGCAAGCGGCAATTGAAGAAGCCAAGTTGGGGTTAGCAGAAGGTGGTATTCCAATTGGCTCGGTATTGGTGCATAAAGGAAAAATTATTGGTCGCGGGCATAATAAGCGCGTACAAACTGGTAGTCCAACGTTACATGGTGAAATGGATGCCCTAGAAAATGCTGGCAGGCAAAGTGCCAGCGTTTATCGAGAATCAGTTATTTATACCACCTTGTCGCCTTGCTCTATGTGTACGGGCGCTATTTTGCTTTATGGCATTCCTAAAGTAGTGATTGGTGAAAATGAAAGTTTTATGGGTGAAGAGCAACTGCTTAAATCTAGAGGTGTTGAAATTGACATGGTAGACTCAGATGAGTGTAAGCAATTAATGCGTGATTTTATGGCTGAAAAACCAGAATTGTGGAATGAAGATATCGGCGAATGA